The DNA window GTTTACCTCCAAATAGAATCTATGTAGGACCCTACCAAACTTAAAACATTACACAACCACACTGATTTATCCACATACAATTGTACTCTGATCAAATAACCATTTAATACCACTGatattgtttgaacattttggatgtcttttttaaacatccgATAGCGAAAGGTGCGGCAAACCTTACCCTGATCACAAATTCATAGTTTACCcacctcttattttaaccaCCGCAAccctgtttataactttataataatttatagtcatgtttcttttttaatttaatctcCTTAATACCTATCTCATATTGTATTGTGTAAGCATACTTGGCTTTGGATGCCACATACCATAatcatatctgtctgtttgattacaggtgctgtgaggaaaaacacagtgacacGGTCAGCCACGGACGCAGAGGTCACCAAGCACGCAATCAGGTGGTTCAACCTGGCAGCGGATCGGGCAACGAGGAGACGTGTCCCGCCTCAAGCCACACAAACGGAGTAATAGGAGAAATAAGCAatagacaatatttttattgaacttcTTGTCGTTCACCAGTTAttaattttctgatattttagctgtgcatttcattgaagttttagcctaatggataaaatattttatgtctgcACCGACCTGGGCCTATAAAGCACTAAATTAGGTTTTGaccacaaaatgaatgtaaagcaGCTTAGCCAACGTAGGCTACTTAACAAAAACGGAATAGAAAGAACTTGTAACTttccataaatgtaaatgacaattttatatttccattaaGTAGTGATTACTTTTGTACAGTGAATTGATGTCTTGACTTGAACCTTTTCTGTTAGGCCTATTGACAATATTGTTAGGTTAAAAATACAAGGCAATGCAGATTTAAGATTAGGTCTATATTGCTGGAGCAACCTAGACTAGGCCTAGTGATAGAAATCCTATGGTTTAGTTTATCCTATTTTTATCCTACAGCAAGAACAGTCCTAGGaattttgaaaatgagaaaaacaggtCCAAAACGGACCCGGGCCAGATGAGCCAGGAATTTTATGAGGCCATTACGGGTCCGTGGCGGATGTATGTATCAATTAGCGGGTCCCAAATGGACCCGCAGCGGAGGCAAGGTTTTAATCGCGGATGCGGAACAGATGCAGCGCGGAGCCGCCGTCGTTGCGGATCCGTCACTGAGCTCTAACAGACACCGATACAGTTCCGTTTCGCGAGTCCGTTCCGAAAGCCGCAATACCTCCGCAGCGGTTCCACCGCGGAGTCCTTTTGCTGTGTGGGCATTGTCTCCAATGGCAATGCTTCCAGCAGATCGCAGGCAGTGGTCGGACAAGTACATCACGACAAAACACTCATGCACATGCTCaaatcacacacccacaaacaaacagtgGAGTGGACACAGCAAGTCGTATGCAACCATCACAGTTCATATATAGTTTTCTGGTTAATAAAATTTGGCTCCAAATTTCTATGGGGTAAACCGAGTTcttgttataataataataatacattttatttatgtaggGCTTTTCTCggactcaaagtcactttacaatgcaggtagaatctaaaaacagaacaaaacaagacaagattcagacacagatgagaagggaggggggcgtggggctacggataggcagaggtgaagagatgggtcttgaggtgggactggaagatggtgagggactcagaggtgTGGATCTCTTAGGtgagggagttccagagcctgggagctgccctggagaaggctctgtccccaaaactACGGAGGTTGGAtttatggatggagaggagaccagctgaggtGGATCTGAGGGACCCTGAGGGTTGGTacggggagaggaggtcagtgaggtatgagggggccagatggtggagggctttgtaggtgaggaccaggattttgtaggtgatccggtgggagataggaagccagtggagttgttttagtactggagtgatgtggtgccaggatttggagGGGGTGATGAGTCAGGTGGCTGCGTTTTGGACCAATTTGAGTTAgttgatgttggtagagctgatgccaaggagaagtgagttgcagaagtccagtcgggaggagatgaaggcgtgaatgagtctttcagcagcggggggtgtgagagagggtctgattttggcaatgttgtggaggtgaaagaaggaggttttGTAGTACGCTAGTTAGCTTCGTGGCTGGACAACGTGCCGCCACAAAGGGAGAGTAAATTTTCAAAAAGCCGGTCTAGAGAACCTGTCCCAATCACCAGTTTCCACATTGTTTGAAACACCAGACGCACACAGACTTTAGCTATTAATTGAACAACAATCCAATGATCAGTTAGTAGTATTAATCATACCTGCCAATGGATCACCAACTTGTATGGTGTTGATTATTTCGGAaggaacattttataattaaaaGAGGAAAAGTGTAAAACTCCCGGCACTGGTCCGGCTCCACTCATTCACTCTTGAGTATGTAAAATGGCTGCCAAGTTCACGCTGCGAGTTTCGGTCTAATCGAAGGGGTTTCTTAGACACCCAAGCACGGACTTGCCTTCTATGCTTTTACTGTGGAGTAGACACAGCAAGTCATATGCATGCATTGTTACAGGGGAGAAGGTGATATTTTTTGTACAGGTGTGAAGGTACAGGTTCCCACCTGCTCGTGCATTGccttccctcagggcttggttctcctccctcaagagcttggttttcattctggagtctctggaaatctacataaaaaaattgaatgaataaaaaatcaacaacaaaaggcactattttcaatattgttaaaacactggacattaAGACATAAAGCGTATGGGTGGTCTCTTAAGtcgtacaattgggcagtaaaACGTAGATTTGCGCAACCCAGTCCAAATCACACACCAGTCAAACCATGGAACACTCTTTCAGGTGCTCACCCCACTAAAAAGAGACTGTCCACAAGATGCTCTGATGCTTGGTTCATATTTCACAGGGGACACTACTCAaaaacataacactgtacactagcaccaGCCTGTAAGTACACCATTTCTGAGGTAGCTAGCACCTCTGTTACTTTATTAAATGATCCAAATCATTGTAAAAAACACTCCAGGGTTATATGCCATATTTGCCCCCTGACTGATGGCCTGGGAACATCCAAATACATCTTATTTCAACAAATCATTTATTTGCACTCGCATTCACAGTGTGTCTGACAATCAACTTCATGACAcgtgtctccctctcctggctggAGTTGGTACTACTGCAATTTTCTCAGTAGTTGAGGAATTTTAGCATATCTCCACAGGGGAGCGTGTTTTTGTCGACCTCTCCTGGTTGGCATTAGGAACAACACGTGCTATGGCATCGCGTCGTATTTGGTGAGTTGCAATAAATGTTCCAACACATTGTAGGCgtaatatttcttttattttgtttatggaATCAATTGTTTCATCCAAGTACGTGCCCGTACCATTACACCGGAACTGAACAACATTACACTGCAACGAAACGCCCGTTGCTGTTGACATTAGCCTCCCAGAAACGAGTGTAGTACAATAGTAGCCTATTCACCGTGGTGGCCAAATGCTATTGTTTGCTAGGCAAAACTCGTCTGTGCATTACCAAACCTTGATCATATCAGACCGGGAAAGACGACgtgtttgtagcctattcatttagagaagaggagaagaggagaattcACAATAAATCCCTCTCACAGCCACCGGAGGGCGAGCATTCAAGGTGAGCACGGGTGAAGAGGATAACTATACAAATCATTGGAAATCTCCTTTGATAAATTCATTTGATCGCCTATTCCCTATGGGCACAATGCTATTGATTTTTTAAACCAATCTCTTCTTGGCTTTTCTATAGCAATCGGGTGAATACGATTTACATTGTGTTAGGAACCTTTGATTCCGGATATCATGTTGACAATGGGACACGGTTAACTGTAAAACAGGATGTTTTTCTCCGTCGTTCAGGTAAGCTTTCGTTCAATACACATGCTTAAAACACCTGTTTAGTGTATCCTATTATAACCCAGCGAAAGAGGGAGACTTGTGGTATGTAGttgattcattatttcattcGTTTACCTATCGTTTGCGCCGCTAACAAGCTAGCGCGAGTAGCTTGCTATTTAGCCAGCTACTATAGGTTACCTATGGCTTTCGCTAACCCGTTAGCAAGTAGGCCGCGCTAGCCAGCTGGCTACTAAAGACGTGAgtgctacttgttttattttctcaagtatgtatacattaattccatcAAAATGGGACAACATCTCTGATGGTGGTAAGAATAGATGGTAGAATAACCCGTTAGTAAGTAGCTTGCTATTTAGCCAGCTCCTATAGGTTACCTATGGCTTTCGCTAACCCGTTAGCAAGTAGGCCGCGCTAGCCAGCTGGCTACTAAAGACGTGAgtgctacttgttttattttcttaggtATTTATACAATAATTCCATCAAAATGGGACAACATCTCTGATGGTGGTAAGAATAGATGGTAGAATAACCCGTTAGTAAGTAGCTTGCTATTTATCCAGCTCCTATAGGTTACCTATGGCTTTCGCTAACCCGTTAGCAAGTAGTCCGCGCTAGCCAGCTGGCTACTAAAGACGTGTGCTACTTGTTTCATTTTCTTAGGTAACGCTGCGAGTACAGCTCCgggggaaaaaaattacaagACCACTGAACCATTGATCTGTTCTTTCCCCGTGAGCAGAGTAGGGCCGAGCCAGGGAtgcatgcctgcctgcctgcctgcctgcctgcctgcctgcctgcctgcctgcctgcatagAGAAACTAGAGCCAGGGCTAACCCTATCATCCAGTACCCAGGTGAGAATTGTGctacataaatatactgtgtagCCTGTATAGAGAACCAGGGCATGATCCTCcttcctgttgtgtgtgtgtgtgtgtgtttgctgtgaaaATTGTGAATCCAACAACACCAGGCCTGTGCTAATCGCACCTGTAGTTCCTAAGATAGTCCAAGTTGAagcacagccaatcacaagccagATATTCAAATGAGAGTCAAACTCTTGAGGGTCAAAGTCGTTTTTATGCttatacctaaccctaaccctaacctctatTCCAAGGTTTGCTCTAATTTAGCGCCTTATCCTTACCCATGGCCCTACAAGGTGGAGTTGGACTTTCCTTTAGATAATGACTCCCTTCTTTTAAGCCTATGTGGCTACTTTGACCCCTGACTCCGGGGAGTCTTTATTCTCTTTAGCTAATTAGAAGTACGGATAAGGAATTACGGATTTCTTTTCTCCTTGTTTTGGATCAGATTCCCTCCTATTGGGGGCttattatttgatttaaattataatttatagTCCCATTTCTAAATTTAATAAAATTAGTTAGGGGAAGGACAAAGTTGCGTACAAACTAATGTGCACGCACTTTCCGCCATCTCTTTCTTTTCAGCCACGCACTCGTCTTGAACGCACGGTAGAGAGCTATTACTACTTAATAAGCCTGATGAAGACCAATCTTGGTCGAAACGTTGCTTGTTGTATATAGTTTTTATTGTTAATAAACTTATATAATTTTGAAATCATCACAGAGTTTATTTTCGGTTCTTTACAAAAAGTTTAGTTCGAGTTTTTGCACAGTGATGGCTCCTGGATGTGAATAAAATGTCTCGTTGGCGACGAAATTATGAGGATTATTGGGATAACCATGATTATGAGCAACCCAGACGACGTCGAAGGTCGTTTTCGCCGCCTGGGCGACGTTATAATAATCCCTATAATAATCGTTACAACCATGATGGCCGCTCGTATGCTACTGTTGTCCGTGAGGGCCGACCACGTGCAACTTGGCCTGTCCAGCACCGGTATGGGCCTCAAGACTATGCTAACCCGAACCAGGGTAGATATCGTCGACGTCCCCGGAGTGGTGGGGACCGGTCCTATCCCAGAAGGAGATCCAGGGACAATTACCGCCGTCCGACGCGCCGGCCTGCCAGCCGGTCCAGGGTGGTACGTACTCGAAGTCAGGGGCGACGGAGGTCGAATAGCAGGGACCTACCGTCGGATAAGCCCATTAGTACGGACCCCGAATTCACTGCAAAGACACGGGGTATATTAAAATTAATTAAGGCTACCCACCATTTAGGAAATGTTATGTCGGAACAGCCTCCAATTTCAATAGCTAACATAGCTAATCATTTAATTACGGCTATTAAACCTGCTGCCCCTACGGCGAATACATTGTCCCTCATAGAGGGGAATGCTAGGTATTGGGCACAGAATACAATGATCATACTCAGGGATCATTACCAAGATGACATTCAAAATGCTGTCCAGATCCTAATACAATTAGAAGCCTGGGACTGGAGACAGAACTTTGATATTGCTTCTGCATGGGCTAAGAGCCAATTTGGACGCAGGTTGAGGGAGGACACTTTGGATGAAGTACAAACTCAATTACGTGAGAGACTAATTGCCCCCTCCAGAACACAGCGTGTCTCTGAATCCAGAATTGAGGAACAAAGACCGGTAATGTCCATGCAAACACTGCCAGAGGGGGATTTTCCATCTCTTTTACCGGAGAGGAGGAGTAAGCTACTGACCGTCACAGCAGAGGtgcaccctcctcctccttccttgAACCTGAGGGAATTCTCCGAACCACTCCTGGCCCCTGCAACGGTTGCCAGGCCCAGGATGATGGACTGTGGCACGATGACCGCCCCCACTAGTGACTGGTCGCCGGAGAAACTTCAAGAACctgggagagtggagggagcTTCCTCCCCTCCGTTCCCCTTCCCCTCCCCTGGTTCTCCTGTTCCCCCCTTTGTCTCCCTCCCCATTCTATATTCTCCTACTATCCCTCTAACACAGGCACCCAAACCGCAGAGGAAGGTTCGGAGGCTGGAGTCACCCACCTCGGTGATTCACCACGCTCCCTTGACCAGTGGGGTACATACTCCACCTCGGGCGGCTACAGATTGGCAGTCCTGTGATGATGAGTCGGAGGATGAAACGACACGACGGGCAGGGCCTTTTGTCCCTCCTACTTCTGGTGCCCGTGTGAGTCAGGGGACCTCCTCGTCATCGGATTCTTCTTCAGAGGAGGACCAACCGCTGGTGGACAAGGACTCAGACAGCCCCATTCCACCGACCCCTCCGCCGATGGGACCTGCGGCCCAGGGCACTCCTGCTCTCAACAAACCACGGGTTTCCTCCCCTTTATCTTTACAAAAACCTTTTAGGCATATGACTACACTAAATAAAATGAGGGATTGGAAGATTTCATACAAATGCAAATTGGTAGTGCTTGGAGACTCCAATCTGGCTAGATACCACCCTTTGCACAGAAAGATCTACAGATTGATTGTTATCCAGGGGCAACTTTTAGAAATGCCGAGGCCATTTTGGCCGGCTCTAGGGCCTCTCCCATAGTACATACCTTAGTTTTGGCCTTGGGGATAAACAATAGGGCCCAGAGTCCTGACAAGACTTCCATTAAACAACTGCAAGGGGCAATCAGAATGGCCAAGTACACCTGTCCGGAAGCGCAGGTAGTGGTCCCACTCAGAGGGAGAATCTGTCCAAACTGAACAATTACATTGCCAGACAACAATGTTTTCTCCCCAAACTGTCAGGTGATCTGTTTGAGACGGAGAGGGACAACATTCATTGGACTCAAAGCACAGCTCGGCGCATGCTGGACCACTGGCTGACCTGTTTAAACAAGTTGTCCCCGTGAATCCTGTTCTGGGTACGGGGGACAAGACTGTGGTTAACTTATCTAAGCACTTTATTCCTACAGGAGCACAGCTGACATTGTTACATAAGGGTTTAACTTTCATTCCATCAGTGGACGGTCACAATAACCctagggtcagaggtcaaattAGACATGACCTGCAACAGTACCATAGACGGATCAAGCTGGCGGTATACTTTGAAGACCAGCCTGATTCTAAACCTTTGCCTTTTACACATAGGTCTACCTGGGTCCCTCCTGCTGACAAACTACCATCCAGTGTATTACGTTTGATTAAGGATGATATTGATTATTTTCAATCTGATTTTACTATTGGTAGAACGGATTCAAATCTAAACCATTTGGAGATTAAGGCACACAAAACACTGCTTTCTGATAACACCATAGTTATCAAGCCTGCTGACAAGGGCAGTGCTATAGTCATTATGGATAGGGCTCAATACCTTTGGGAAGGATATAGACAACTGAACGATGCCACATATTACAGTAAATTGGACAAACCCATTTACAGGGACACCATTCCTATGGTTAATAAAATTCTTGACTCCCTTAAGGCCAAGAAATTTATCAACCACAAACAAAAGACATATTTGCAAGGAGACTCTGACCCTAGAGCCAGGTTGTTCTATATGTTACCCAAGATACACAAGGCCAGGTCATCCTGGAACAGAGATGGGGAAATTCCACCAGGTAGACCTATAGTGTCTGACTGTAATAGTGAAACCTATTTTACGGCTGAATACATTGATTCATTCCTTAATCCTCTCTCAATTGGTCATCCCAGCTATGTCAAAGATACATACCACTTTATTGATATAGTCAAAAACCTTACTATCCCtataaattattttctatttactaTGGATGTAGAAAGTCTCTATACAAACATTGACATTAAGGAGGGCATCcaatcaattaaaaatgtttttatgaaacATCCAAACAGTAAAAGGCCTGATAAGGAATTACTTCAATTATTAGATATAAATTTATCTAGGAATGATTTTGAATTCGATAATAAATTCTATTTGCAGATTAAAGGGACTGCCATGGGGAAGAAATTTGCCCCAGCCTATGCTAACATTTTCATGGCAGAGTGGGAGGCCTCTGCCTTAGCTACCTGTCCCAAACAACCTCTACAATACTATAGGTTCTTAGACGACATCTGGGGGATCTGGACCTATTCGAGGGAGGACTTTGAGGAATTTATTAATACTCTAAACAATCACAATAAGTCTATTAAGGTCAAATCTACTTGGAGTGAGTCTTCAGTAGACTTTCTGGACACTACCACTTACAAAGGCCCTACATTCATTGATTCAGGTAAATTGGACATTAAAGTCTTCTTCAAAGAAACAGATACACATGCCCTGTTATTCCGGTCTATTTTCCATCCGCAGCATACGTATGCAGGACTCTTAAAGTCACAACTACTCCGGTTTCATAGGATCTGTACAAGGTATGAGGACTTTAAGTGGGCCACCCAAATATTGTTCTCTGCTTTGTCCACTAGAGGCTATACTAGGACTATGTTTAGAAAGGCACTCAAATCTTTTAAACAAGCTAAACCACAAGTATTAGATTCCATTTTGCCGGTCATTACTACTTATTCACCCTACACAGTAAAACTTATGAGGGTGATTAAGTCACACTTTAATTCCTTTACAGAAAGGTCTAACCACTTACCTGATCATAGGTTGATTGCAGCATACAGGCGCAACAAAAACTTACAAGATACATTGGTAAAGGCCAAGTTGAAACCTTTGTCTCCCCCCAAACAGGCTGGCAAAGGGGAATTCTTTAAGTATTCATTTTGGGCCACTAACCGCCATAGTGGGGAGGTTTTCAGGACACAGGCTAACACCAATGTACACACCAAAAACTGTGTGTATTTGATCAAGTGCAAACACTGCACTCTACAATATGTGGGGGAAACTGGTAACACTTTATTGACTAGGTTTGCCCAACACAGATACACCATCACTAAGAGAAGGGGCACTGGTACTCCCCTAGTACGACATTTTGGTACACAGGGCTGGTCCAATCTGGCGGCCACTGTCTTAGAGGCTAATTCAAGGTGGTCCAGGGCCCAGAGAAGGAGGGTTGAAAGGCTCTGGATTCACAGGCTCAGCACAACTCAACCGTTGGGTTTGAACGAGGGGTGAGGGTCCTGGGGTTGACCGCGGGTGCATAGTTTATGCACTGGTGCCTTCGGCACCCACTCTATCtgtttcctaaccctaaccctaaccctaaccctagatCCTTTACCTGGCAGGcataaaaaatatcacaaaataaGGTTTGTTATTGTTACTAAAGGTTAATATAAAGGTATAGTTATGGTTTGTagtgaataaatgcatgtaggATATTTCTGAAATATTGACAAAACCAGATTTAATTCCAGACAACATGCATTGTCATGTATTTTGTTGATGTAGTCATTATAACAAATGTAACACATTCTCAaagctgaaaaataaaaaacatccatCAGATCTTATGTGTAACTGCATATATTGTGccacatagtgtgtgtgtgtgtgtgtgtgtgtgtgtgtgtgtgtgtgtgtgtgtgtgtgtgtgtgtgtgtgtgtgtgtgtgtgtgtgtgtgtgtgtgtgtgtcagtcataCTGCACTTATAATTCACGTTTTTACAGTATTACATGGACAAGGGATAAAGTGACAAAACACATATTGACCTGTCAAGTTAAATGCTGTTAAATTGATAAGATGCAATgggtaaaaaaagaatatatatgtatatataaatagttAATGGTTTATTAACTATTGGGTTGTCTTTATAGCTGCCAACATTGATGAGGCCTTGCTCCACACCCTCAGTCGTAATGATTTGAGAGACCCTTTCCTGGACCAGAACACTTTCTCAGGAGGAAACGAGTATGGGCTCTTATTAGCCCAGAGGTAACGGTCAAATAATATCTAGCACAATAGACGTTGTTTCTCAATGGCTCCGTTGTTTAAGTcttgtaaatatacatttttttttcatctgcTTTTTTAAGATGAGAATCCCACCATACAAGATCAAGCTAGCCATAGTGAAACAAGAACTTTGTCTGCACTTGGTTGTTGCAATACTTAAGTGAAGTTTAAGAAAATCACTTTTTGAGAAGGAGCAAGTAATGGAGTGTTGCATACAAACTTGaaatattgaataaataattgttgGCTATACTAATTCTACATGGTCTAGATTTCAGTTTTGGTTTAAGTAATCCTGGTTTAAGTTTAAATGCTTTGTCTCATTTTAAGACTGAAAAGCTAATTTGGACAATTCTTAAATTAAGAAGAATTCTCTTGTTTAGTGGCTCTGGTGTCCTTTCAACCCTGTTACAGTATTCAACCCCATCACAGTATTCTCAACCCtgtcacattaatatttttggaaaataagGAAGACAATTAAAAATTAAAGCATTTCTTGCTGATTACCACTTGAAATGTTGAGGGCTAACACAGTAAAATTGTGGGTTTAGtgaaacatacaaataaaaaatgttcttACTACAATAGAGAGACCACTGACAACAATTTGGATATTTGTATTTCCATCACATGCAAATGTGAAAAttatcatacattttacatttgaagtcattgaattgGTATGAGGGACACATGAGCAGTAGGtagatgtttgttttataaCGAGTTTAGTTTAAAATCCTATTTAAACTAATGAAATTTGTCCGTTACGGGGTTAATAAAAAAGTCTTTGATGCCGATTTCAAATTGACTTCGTACAATCTGTGTGTCTTATACAGGGCCTGCTCGAAACAAGGAGGAACTTCACAATATTCTCATACAGTGTGCACAGCTCAGGGCAAATGTGGTCCAATTGTGATTTGGGTTTTTgaggtatgtgtgtgcgtgtgtgcgtgtgtgtggtgaaaGATGTGGGAGGTGTAGCAGCacacaatgtgtttttatgtaggttgggttgtgtgtgtgctgggggtgggtgtttttttatgtagtgTTATTAAAGGATAAAAAGCCCCCAAAAATCTCTCCACTTGTTTCCTTACTTCATGTATTAAGAGTGGACAGAGACCAACAGACCCAGCACAGTGTGGTACAACGGGTCAAAGAGGAGCAACTTG is part of the Esox lucius isolate fEsoLuc1 unplaced genomic scaffold, fEsoLuc1.pri scaffold_49_arrow_ctg1, whole genome shotgun sequence genome and encodes:
- the LOC114837653 gene encoding uncharacterized protein LOC114837653 isoform X2 produces the protein MSRWRRNYEDYWDNHDYEQPRRRRRSFSPPGRRYNNPYNNRYNHDGRSYATVVREGRPRATWPVQHRYGPQDYANPNQGRYRRRPRSGGDRSYPRRRSRDNYRRPTRRPASRSRVVRTRSQGRRRSNSRDLPSDKPISTDPEFTAKTRGILKLIKATHHLGNVMSEQPPISIANIANHLITAIKPAAPTANTLSLIEGNARYWAQNTMIILRDHYQDDIQNAVQILIQLEAWDWRQNFDIASAWAKSQFGRRLREDTLDEVQTQLRERLIAPSRTQRVSESRIEEQRPVMSMQTLPEGDFPSLLPERRSKLLTVTAEVHPPPPSLNLREFSEPLLAPATVARPRMMDCGTMTAPTSDWSPEKLQEPGRVEGASSPPFPFPSPGSPVPPFVSLPILYSPTIPLTQAPKPQRKVRRLESPTSVIHHAPLTSGVHTPPRAATDWQSCDDESEDETTRRAGPFVPPTSGARVSQGTSSSSDSSSEEDQPLVDKDSDSPIPPTPPPMGPAAQGTPALNKPRLPTLMRPCSTPSVVMI